A window of the Streptomyces luomodiensis genome harbors these coding sequences:
- a CDS encoding MinD/ParA family ATP-binding protein — translation MSQGDWQQDVLRELGQSRAEENVQRGSAEVPPASASLSPSSAPPVDAGSDSARTDAQVPAPGPQPPGSRGSRDPGLPVHTPESAPTVDPRLSGALGRPLHGDSMARRARRAVRMLGSSVAREVTEGTRLAQEVQQPVTTGRVIAVTSIRGGVGKSTVTALLSRIFNHYRRDPVLALEADTALGTLPVRLGAESVRWSCSDLAQILTPSMQLTDVIGYLVPVADGGWLLPASQGRVGAPLDVRTYRTVTMALRRYFAVTVVDCETLPGEVARTAMDTAHARVVAAPMTAEGVNGTRVVLDWLAQLPHAALDSTVVALTASSPDTTLDVRAASAYLRETGAAVVPVPYDRHLGGGGPILNAMLGRDTREAATMLAAEVMRRAVRVR, via the coding sequence ATGTCTCAAGGGGACTGGCAGCAGGACGTGTTGCGGGAGCTGGGCCAGAGCCGAGCCGAGGAGAACGTGCAGAGGGGTTCCGCGGAGGTGCCGCCCGCCTCGGCATCGCTCTCGCCTTCGTCCGCACCTCCGGTGGATGCGGGGTCCGACTCCGCGCGGACCGACGCCCAGGTTCCGGCGCCTGGACCACAACCGCCCGGCAGCCGGGGGTCCCGGGATCCGGGGCTCCCCGTACACACGCCGGAGTCCGCTCCGACGGTCGATCCCCGGCTGTCGGGCGCGTTGGGGCGTCCGCTGCACGGGGATTCGATGGCGCGGCGGGCCCGCCGCGCCGTGCGCATGCTGGGGAGTTCCGTGGCTCGGGAGGTCACGGAGGGCACCCGGCTGGCGCAGGAGGTGCAGCAGCCGGTGACCACCGGGCGGGTGATCGCCGTGACGTCCATACGTGGCGGAGTGGGGAAGTCCACGGTGACGGCCTTGCTGAGCCGGATCTTCAATCACTACCGGCGGGATCCGGTGCTCGCGCTGGAGGCGGACACGGCTCTGGGCACGTTGCCGGTGCGGCTCGGTGCGGAGTCCGTGCGCTGGTCGTGTTCGGATCTGGCGCAGATTCTCACCCCATCCATGCAGTTGACGGATGTCATCGGTTATCTGGTGCCGGTGGCCGACGGCGGCTGGCTGTTGCCCGCGAGTCAGGGGCGGGTGGGGGCACCGCTGGATGTCCGCACATACCGCACGGTGACGATGGCGCTGCGCCGGTACTTCGCGGTGACCGTGGTCGATTGCGAGACGCTGCCGGGTGAGGTGGCGCGCACGGCGATGGACACCGCGCACGCCCGCGTGGTCGCCGCGCCGATGACCGCCGAGGGCGTCAACGGCACCCGTGTCGTCCTGGACTGGCTTGCCCAGTTGCCACACGCAGCCCTGGACAGCACGGTGGTGGCGCTCACGGCGAGTTCCCCAGACACGACACTTGATGTGCGGGCGGCGAGCGCGTACCTGCGGGAGACGGGAGCGGCGGTCGTACCCGTTCCATACGACCGCCATCTGGGCGGAGGAGGCCCCATTCTGAACGCCATGCTGGGACGGGACACCCGGGAGGCCGCCACCATGCTGGCCGCCGAAGTGATGCGGCGCGCTGTAAGGGTGCGGTGA
- a CDS encoding HAMP domain-containing sensor histidine kinase — protein sequence MSLFWRIFGLNALVLGTATALLLWAPVTVSVPVLLTEAIILVGGLAVMLVANGTLLRWGLAPLDRLTRLMTTVDLLRPGQRLPVPGAGGGSEVSELIRTFNAMLDRLEHERATSSARALLAQEAERRRIAQELHDEVGQSMTAILLVLKRAADDAPEPLREELQQAQEITRESLDEVRRLVRRLRPGVLDDLGLISALTSLTQDFATHTGLRVVRRLDSDLPTLDQESELVLYRVAQESLTNAARHADARQVEVSLRRVGEAVVLEITDDGRGIEAACEGAGIRGMRERALLAGATLDITSTPGTGTRIRLTTPAPRKQL from the coding sequence GTGTCGCTGTTCTGGCGGATCTTCGGGCTCAACGCCCTGGTGCTGGGCACCGCTACGGCGCTGCTGCTGTGGGCGCCGGTGACCGTCTCCGTGCCGGTGCTGCTGACCGAGGCGATCATCCTGGTCGGCGGTCTCGCCGTCATGCTCGTCGCCAACGGCACCCTGCTGCGCTGGGGCCTGGCCCCGCTGGACCGGCTGACCAGGCTGATGACCACCGTCGACCTGCTGCGACCGGGCCAGCGGCTGCCCGTGCCCGGCGCCGGCGGCGGTAGCGAGGTGTCCGAGCTGATCCGCACCTTCAACGCCATGCTGGACCGGCTGGAGCACGAACGCGCCACGTCCAGCGCTCGGGCGCTGCTGGCCCAGGAGGCGGAACGCCGCCGCATCGCCCAGGAACTGCACGACGAGGTCGGGCAGAGCATGACCGCGATCCTGCTGGTGCTCAAGCGCGCCGCGGACGACGCCCCCGAGCCGCTGCGCGAGGAGCTCCAGCAGGCCCAGGAGATCACCCGGGAGAGCCTGGACGAGGTCCGCCGCCTGGTGCGCCGCCTGCGGCCCGGCGTCCTGGACGACCTGGGCCTGATCAGCGCACTGACCTCGCTCACGCAGGACTTCGCCACCCACACCGGGCTGCGGGTCGTGCGCCGCCTCGATTCCGATCTGCCCACCCTCGACCAGGAGAGCGAGCTCGTGCTGTACCGGGTGGCTCAGGAGAGCCTGACCAACGCCGCCCGCCATGCGGACGCGCGGCAGGTCGAGGTGAGCCTGCGCCGGGTGGGCGAGGCGGTGGTGCTGGAGATCACCGACGACGGCCGCGGCATCGAGGCCGCCTGCGAAGGCGCCGGGATCCGCGGCATGCGCGAACGGGCCCTGCTCGCCGGGGCCACCCTGGACATCACCTCGACGCCCGGCACCGGTACCCGGATCCGCCTCACCACACCCGCCCCCAGGAAGCAGCTCTGA
- the eccD gene encoding type VII secretion integral membrane protein EccD, producing the protein MVAAGTTSGTELSRVTLVGERRRIDLVLPSQEPIGRLLPEILRLLDDEVAARPSSRHLVTVSGSALAQDSTLESAGVPDGAVLRLVRVEDAPSAPVVHDVSDEVAEDLGLRAWRWRPAARRVSAGVAMVVWVLAAGLVARGEFASSSVMSVVLFAALVLAVAGALTGRTGRAGRRGVATALIVAAGALGVLGAWTLADAQAWSGAARLAGTAGAVALTLLLLGWFSPLGRGGLIGAGAVAVMAVGWEVALALQGGGATAGEQARVGAVLAVVSVVVLSVVPRLAMMASGLSALDDRRSGGTSVSRHEVATALTATHRGLALATLVVSVSAGAAGFIVLRSPTVWTVLLAVVVAVVVALRARAFPLTVEVVGVLLASVVVVLRLIVVWLERSSAYGPLAVLVALAVISLGALAVQPAEHVRVRLRRAGDLVESAGVCALLPLLIGVFGVYGRLLDTFA; encoded by the coding sequence GTGGTAGCAGCGGGGACGACAAGCGGTACGGAACTGAGTCGGGTCACTCTCGTCGGCGAGCGGCGACGCATTGATCTCGTCCTTCCTTCTCAGGAACCGATCGGTCGGCTGCTGCCGGAAATTCTGCGGCTGCTGGACGATGAGGTTGCGGCGCGGCCTTCGTCTCGGCACCTCGTGACCGTCAGCGGTTCGGCGTTGGCGCAGGACAGCACGCTGGAGTCGGCCGGGGTGCCGGATGGTGCGGTGCTGCGGCTTGTGCGTGTCGAGGACGCGCCGTCGGCGCCGGTGGTGCATGACGTCAGCGATGAGGTGGCGGAGGACCTTGGCCTGCGCGCCTGGCGCTGGCGCCCGGCGGCGCGTCGGGTGTCGGCGGGGGTCGCCATGGTCGTGTGGGTGCTGGCCGCGGGGTTGGTGGCTCGTGGCGAGTTCGCGTCATCCTCTGTCATGTCCGTCGTGCTGTTCGCGGCGCTGGTGCTGGCTGTGGCGGGCGCGTTGACCGGGCGTACGGGGCGTGCGGGGCGTCGTGGGGTGGCCACGGCGCTAATCGTCGCGGCGGGTGCGCTCGGTGTTCTGGGCGCGTGGACGCTGGCCGACGCGCAGGCGTGGTCGGGTGCGGCGCGGCTCGCCGGGACAGCAGGGGCCGTGGCGCTGACGCTGTTGCTCCTGGGGTGGTTTTCGCCGCTGGGGCGTGGTGGGCTGATCGGGGCCGGGGCGGTCGCGGTCATGGCCGTCGGCTGGGAAGTTGCCTTGGCGTTGCAGGGCGGCGGTGCGACGGCTGGGGAGCAGGCCCGTGTGGGAGCGGTTCTGGCGGTCGTGTCGGTCGTGGTGCTGAGTGTGGTGCCGCGGCTGGCGATGATGGCGTCGGGGCTGTCCGCACTGGACGACCGGCGCTCGGGTGGAACGTCGGTGAGCCGCCACGAAGTGGCCACGGCGTTGACGGCCACACATCGCGGGCTGGCGCTCGCCACGCTCGTCGTGTCCGTCTCGGCAGGTGCGGCCGGGTTTATCGTGCTGCGTTCGCCCACGGTGTGGACGGTTCTGTTGGCCGTGGTCGTGGCCGTGGTGGTGGCGCTTCGCGCCCGGGCTTTCCCGTTGACCGTCGAGGTCGTGGGCGTGCTGCTGGCCAGTGTGGTCGTGGTCTTGCGGTTGATCGTGGTGTGGCTGGAGCGTTCCTCGGCCTACGGGCCGCTGGCCGTGCTCGTCGCGCTCGCGGTCATCTCGCTCGGGGCTTTGGCGGTGCAGCCCGCCGAGCATGTCCGGGTGCGTCTGCGGCGTGCGGGGGATCTGGTCGAGTCGGCCGGGGTGTGTGCCTTGCTTCCGCTGTTGATCGGGGTGTTCGGGGTCTACGGGCGCCTGTTGGACACCTTCGCGTAG
- a CDS encoding DUF6507 family protein, which translates to MSKWDITPSGVEFVTSLVGDAIDDIDAGVRSYGKNMESAATSAGTISEPMCGAATTGPVGAALALFVEKTTREALFIGARAAQSANGAREATAYYIAGHHHMAADAQHKALAAPTIDLPGDDKRGGGHK; encoded by the coding sequence ATGTCCAAGTGGGACATCACCCCGTCCGGGGTCGAGTTCGTGACCTCGCTGGTGGGTGACGCGATAGACGACATCGACGCAGGCGTCAGGTCATACGGGAAGAATATGGAGAGCGCGGCCACCTCGGCCGGCACCATCAGCGAGCCCATGTGCGGGGCGGCCACGACCGGCCCGGTCGGGGCGGCTCTGGCACTGTTCGTCGAGAAGACCACGCGCGAGGCACTGTTCATCGGGGCACGGGCGGCCCAGTCGGCGAACGGCGCGCGCGAGGCCACCGCGTACTACATCGCCGGACATCACCACATGGCTGCCGACGCGCAGCACAAGGCCCTCGCGGCACCCACGATCGACTTGCCGGGCGACGACAAACGGGGTGGCGGCCACAAGTGA
- a CDS encoding TraR/DksA family transcriptional regulator has product MPLDTAQTGPRPGRLTSHETRQRLEHARNSRLAQLRALDESAPSTDAHLVSAQREAIQRVLTEIDEAFARVEDGTYGTCQGCAKPVPAERLEILPYTRYCVACQGRATA; this is encoded by the coding sequence GTGCCGCTCGACACCGCCCAGACCGGTCCCCGCCCCGGGCGGCTGACCTCTCATGAAACCCGTCAGCGCCTCGAACACGCCCGCAACAGCCGGCTGGCTCAGCTGCGTGCCCTCGACGAGAGCGCCCCGAGCACGGACGCCCATCTGGTGTCCGCGCAGAGGGAGGCGATCCAGCGCGTCCTCACCGAGATCGACGAGGCGTTCGCCCGCGTGGAGGACGGCACCTACGGCACCTGCCAGGGCTGCGCCAAGCCCGTCCCCGCCGAACGCCTGGAGATCCTCCCCTACACCCGGTACTGCGTCGCCTGCCAGGGACGCGCCACCGCCTGA
- a CDS encoding TraR/DksA family transcriptional regulator — protein MVNHQTIGDRAAHLSPEDLAALRENLHEQRLFRQEQLREIAAPSRAEDLLRRRSAAQAEVHVEVAASARMVLADVEAALRRIAEGRYGTCHLCRRPIERDRLMIVPQARYCARCQQVREAGR, from the coding sequence GTGGTGAACCATCAGACCATCGGCGACCGTGCCGCGCACCTGTCGCCCGAGGATCTCGCCGCGCTGCGGGAGAACCTCCACGAACAGCGCCTGTTCCGCCAGGAACAGCTGCGGGAGATCGCCGCGCCGTCCCGCGCCGAGGACCTGCTCCGGCGCCGCTCCGCGGCACAGGCCGAAGTGCACGTCGAAGTCGCCGCCTCCGCGCGCATGGTCCTCGCCGACGTGGAGGCGGCGCTGCGACGCATCGCCGAGGGCCGCTACGGCACGTGCCACCTGTGCCGTCGCCCTATCGAGCGCGACCGGCTGATGATCGTTCCACAGGCCCGCTAC
- the secD gene encoding protein translocase subunit SecD, protein MRALLALAVIAGSLAIALTTPVRLGLDLRGGTQIMLETRSTPTTDADAAATDRTVEVLRGRIDALGVAEPTLVRSGDHRILVELPGVHDPKKAADVLGRTAQLTVHAVLGPARTADGATAPATDPAKERVLPDESGQPLRLGAADLTGRDVEGADAGFDQQGGAGWHVAVDFSKTGQDQWRQVTARAACHPAGDPQRRVAIVLDNKIISSPQVDPSVRCGTGIPGGTTQITGSFDDTEARELALLISGGALPVPVETVEQRTIGATLGDAAIEAAAWAAGIGTALTALFIIAVYRLMGLLATAALACYALISYAALAALGATLTLPGLAGFVLAIGMAVDANVLVFERAREEYAARSRPTPRSALTAGFRGALSAIADSNITTLIAAALLFAFASGPVRGFGITLAIGVLASMVSALVISRVLAEYAANRPAVFRRPRVTGIASTGWVRDRLLRRDPFLMRRPRRWLAASAALAALAASGILVRGLDFGIEFTGGRLIEYTTSTSVDPDRARTALTDAGFPRAVVQSSGDTGLTVRAENLTNADEATVTETISDLGGETKKVRDELIGPSMGDELRRNALIALSLALGAQLLYLAVRFRWFFGTAAVVALAHDVVILIGAFAWLGKPIDGVFLAALLTVIGYSVNDSVVLFDRVRELLDRDRTTPLPRLTNRAILQTLPRTVNTGMGAALILTTLAVLADDTLADFALALLIGLAVGTYSSVFTAASLTIELHPPRKASRPRPSRFTRRHSPSGQNAVSTPEETAR, encoded by the coding sequence GTGCGTGCGCTCCTCGCCCTCGCCGTGATCGCCGGATCGCTGGCCATCGCCCTCACCACGCCCGTCCGCCTCGGCCTCGACCTGCGCGGCGGCACCCAGATCATGCTGGAAACCCGCTCCACCCCCACCACCGACGCCGACGCCGCGGCCACCGACCGCACCGTGGAAGTGCTGCGCGGCCGCATCGACGCGCTCGGCGTCGCCGAACCGACCCTCGTCCGCTCCGGCGACCACCGCATCCTCGTCGAGCTGCCCGGCGTGCATGACCCGAAGAAGGCCGCCGACGTGCTGGGCCGCACCGCGCAGCTCACCGTCCACGCGGTCCTCGGCCCGGCCCGGACCGCCGACGGCGCCACCGCCCCGGCGACCGATCCGGCCAAGGAGCGCGTTCTGCCCGACGAGTCCGGACAGCCCCTGCGGCTGGGGGCCGCCGATCTGACCGGACGGGACGTCGAAGGCGCCGACGCCGGCTTCGACCAGCAGGGCGGTGCCGGATGGCACGTCGCGGTCGACTTCTCCAAGACCGGCCAGGACCAATGGCGGCAGGTCACCGCACGGGCCGCCTGCCACCCGGCCGGTGACCCGCAGCGCCGGGTCGCCATCGTCCTCGACAACAAGATCATCTCCTCGCCGCAGGTCGACCCCTCCGTACGGTGCGGGACCGGCATCCCGGGCGGCACCACCCAGATCACCGGCTCCTTCGACGACACCGAAGCCCGCGAACTGGCCCTGCTCATCTCCGGCGGAGCCCTGCCCGTACCGGTCGAGACCGTGGAACAGCGCACCATCGGCGCCACGCTCGGCGATGCGGCCATCGAGGCCGCGGCCTGGGCCGCCGGCATCGGCACCGCACTGACCGCGCTGTTCATCATCGCCGTCTACCGGCTCATGGGCCTGCTCGCGACCGCGGCCCTGGCCTGCTACGCCCTCATCTCCTACGCCGCCCTGGCCGCGCTCGGCGCCACACTGACCCTGCCGGGCCTCGCCGGGTTCGTCCTGGCGATCGGCATGGCCGTGGACGCCAACGTCCTGGTCTTCGAACGGGCCCGCGAAGAGTACGCGGCCCGCAGCCGCCCCACCCCCCGATCGGCACTGACGGCCGGGTTCCGCGGAGCCCTCAGCGCGATCGCCGACTCCAACATCACCACATTGATCGCCGCGGCCCTCCTGTTCGCCTTCGCCTCCGGCCCGGTGCGCGGCTTCGGCATCACCCTCGCCATCGGCGTCCTCGCCTCGATGGTCAGCGCCCTGGTGATCAGCCGGGTGCTCGCCGAGTACGCGGCCAACCGCCCCGCGGTCTTCCGCCGACCCCGCGTCACCGGCATCGCGAGCACCGGCTGGGTCCGCGACCGGCTGCTGCGCCGCGACCCGTTCCTGATGCGCCGTCCGCGCCGCTGGCTGGCCGCCTCCGCCGCACTCGCCGCCCTGGCCGCGTCGGGCATCCTCGTCCGCGGCCTGGACTTCGGCATCGAGTTCACCGGCGGCCGGCTGATCGAGTACACCACCAGCACCTCCGTCGACCCCGACCGGGCCCGCACCGCCCTCACCGACGCCGGGTTCCCCCGCGCGGTCGTGCAGTCCTCCGGTGACACCGGGCTCACGGTGCGCGCCGAGAACCTGACCAACGCCGACGAGGCCACCGTCACCGAAACCATCAGCGACCTCGGCGGCGAGACGAAGAAGGTCCGCGACGAGCTGATCGGCCCCAGCATGGGCGACGAACTGCGCCGCAACGCCCTCATCGCGCTCTCCCTCGCCCTGGGCGCCCAACTGCTGTACCTCGCGGTGCGCTTCCGCTGGTTCTTCGGGACCGCGGCCGTCGTCGCGCTCGCCCACGACGTGGTGATCCTCATCGGCGCCTTCGCCTGGCTCGGCAAGCCCATCGACGGGGTCTTCCTGGCCGCCCTGCTGACCGTCATCGGCTACTCGGTCAACGACTCCGTCGTCCTCTTCGACCGCGTCCGCGAACTGCTCGACCGCGACCGCACCACACCGCTTCCCCGCCTGACGAACCGGGCGATCCTGCAGACTCTGCCCCGTACCGTCAACACGGGCATGGGCGCGGCACTCATCCTCACCACCCTCGCCGTCCTCGCCGACGACACCCTCGCCGACTTCGCCCTCGCCCTGCTCATCGGCCTGGCGGTCGGCACCTACTCCTCCGTCTTCACCGCCGCCTCACTCACCATCGAGCTCCACCCGCCCCGGAAGGCGTCGCGTCCGCGGCCGTCGCGATTCACCCGGCGACACTCCCCCTCGGGGCAGAACGCGGTGTCGACCCCCGAGGAAACCGCTCGATAG
- a CDS encoding pentapeptide repeat-containing protein: protein MSSGTRKGWAPGQYPDDSEAAQRLREWLQSEEGGLDAVGLDLSGADLSQGDFSESWFTDSKLVNVKLIDADLYRSDAQGADFTGADLTRASLVRANFDDAVLRGATLDGADLVKASLCDVDASRTHCRGTQFMGASLLDVDLRDADLTDAMLRENSFKVLMNHSTILHGVSGSVFGPVKIFEQDSVRTLGGAALEDWIRRKGGNVHVISGN from the coding sequence ATGTCATCTGGTACCCGTAAAGGCTGGGCTCCGGGTCAATACCCTGACGACTCCGAAGCGGCACAGCGCCTGCGGGAATGGCTGCAGAGTGAGGAAGGAGGGCTCGACGCCGTCGGGCTCGATCTGAGTGGCGCCGATCTTTCGCAAGGCGATTTCTCCGAGTCCTGGTTCACCGACTCCAAGTTGGTCAACGTAAAGTTGATCGACGCCGACCTTTACCGCTCGGACGCGCAAGGCGCGGACTTCACCGGGGCAGACCTGACCCGGGCATCCCTCGTGCGGGCGAATTTTGACGACGCAGTTCTGCGGGGAGCCACCCTCGACGGGGCAGACCTCGTCAAGGCATCTCTGTGCGATGTCGACGCTTCACGGACGCACTGTCGTGGTACACAGTTCATGGGGGCATCGCTGCTCGACGTGGACCTCCGCGACGCAGACTTGACCGATGCAATGTTGCGGGAGAACTCGTTTAAGGTCCTCATGAATCATTCGACCATCCTCCATGGGGTATCGGGATCAGTCTTTGGCCCTGTGAAAATCTTCGAGCAGGACTCTGTTCGCACGCTGGGGGGCGCTGCCCTGGAAGATTGGATAAGAAGAAAAGGCGGCAACGTCCACGTAATCTCTGGAAATTAG
- a CDS encoding pore-forming ESAT-6 family protein, giving the protein MGQSQDRNSYDVGASVEVQGSLQGIIGQLEQVLADRDRAVKAAMADFTADGVSDEYHGKEVRWNRAAAEVREIIRLVRSTLEKNDGTAQSTLAKAKSAVDNIG; this is encoded by the coding sequence ATGGGGCAGAGCCAGGACCGTAACTCTTACGACGTGGGCGCCTCGGTGGAGGTGCAGGGCAGCCTGCAGGGGATTATCGGCCAACTCGAGCAGGTCCTCGCCGACCGGGACCGTGCGGTGAAGGCCGCGATGGCGGACTTCACCGCTGACGGCGTCTCGGACGAATACCACGGCAAGGAGGTCCGCTGGAACCGTGCGGCGGCCGAGGTGCGGGAGATCATCCGCCTGGTGCGCTCGACACTGGAGAAGAACGACGGCACCGCTCAGTCGACGCTCGCCAAGGCCAAGTCGGCCGTGGACAACATCGGTTGA
- a CDS encoding response regulator: MPDPTPPGPTTASAPSATTGKPIRILLADDHALVRRGVRLILDREPDLEVVAEAGDGAEAIEAARSQEIDLAVLDIAMPRLTGLQATRELVALKPGLRILMLTMHDNEQYLFQALKAGACGYVLKSVADRDLVAACRAAMRNEPFLYPGAVTALIRNYLERVRHGEEDPDQLLTPREEEVLKLVAEGHSSKEIAEILFISVKTVHRHRANLLHKLGLHDRLELTRYAIRAGLIEP, translated from the coding sequence ATGCCCGATCCGACCCCGCCCGGACCCACCACGGCCTCGGCACCGTCCGCCACGACCGGGAAGCCCATCCGCATCCTGCTCGCCGATGACCACGCTCTGGTACGCCGCGGCGTACGCCTGATCCTCGACAGGGAACCCGACCTGGAGGTCGTCGCCGAGGCCGGGGACGGTGCCGAGGCCATCGAGGCGGCCCGGAGCCAGGAGATCGACCTGGCCGTGCTGGACATCGCCATGCCGCGCCTGACCGGTCTTCAGGCCACCCGGGAGCTGGTGGCGCTCAAGCCGGGGCTGCGCATCCTGATGCTGACGATGCACGACAACGAGCAGTACCTGTTCCAGGCACTCAAGGCCGGGGCCTGTGGCTATGTGCTGAAGTCGGTTGCCGACCGCGACCTGGTCGCCGCCTGCCGGGCCGCGATGCGCAACGAGCCGTTCCTCTACCCCGGCGCGGTCACCGCCCTCATCCGCAACTACCTGGAGCGCGTCCGCCACGGCGAGGAAGACCCCGACCAGCTCCTCACCCCTCGTGAGGAGGAGGTCCTCAAACTCGTCGCCGAAGGGCACTCCTCCAAGGAGATCGCCGAGATCCTGTTCATCAGCGTCAAGACCGTGCACCGCCACCGGGCCAACCTCCTGCACAAGCTCGGTCTGCACGACCGGCTGGAGCTGACCCGCTACGCCATTCGCGCAGGTCTCATCGAACCCTGA